GGATTCTTGCCAGCTTTTTTGTAATGGCCTGCCAGAGGCTTGGAGACCTTTTTTTCATCACGCTCGCCAAAACCGAGCTGATAGGCTTCGTAGCCATCTTTTTCCGTGCTCTTTACCTGAGTCACATAACACGGCCCGGCCTGAATCACCGTGCAGGGAACTGCTTCGCGTTTATCATTGTATAAACGGGTCATGCCGATTTTTTTCCCGAGAATCGCACCCATATCCGATTAGCTTTTCTATTTACTTTAAAACACGTTATGACTTGATTTCCACATCAACGCCGCTCGGAAGCTCAAGCTTCATGAGCATATCAATCGTTCTGGCCGTCGGGTTGATGATCTCGATCAACCTCTTGTGCGATGAAAATGCGAACTGCTCACGGGATTTTTTGTCCACATGAGGTGAACGGTTGACCGTATAAACATGAGTTTTCGTGGGCAGCGGAATGGGGCCAAAAATGATGGCCTCCGTCTGCTTGACCACATCGATAATCTTTAAAGCCCATTTATCAACGAGGCTATGGTCGTACGACTTGAGCTTGATCCTGATCTTTTGCTGAACAGCCACTGGTCTATCCCTGTTTCGATGGTTTCAATAAAAAAGGGGCGAGAGCGCTGCCTCGCCCCGGGATAACGATCAATCCGATCACTCGACGATTTTGGTTACCGAACCGGCACCAACCGTACGGCCGCCTTCGCGGATTGCGAACCTGAGGCTCTCTTCCATGGCGATAGGAGCGATCAGCTCGACATCGATGGAGAGGTTGTCACCAGGCATAACCATTTCGACGCCCTCAGGAAGGGTCACCGAACCGGTAACGTCGGTGGTTCTGAAGTAAAACTGCGGACGATAGCCGTTGAAGAACGGAGTGTGACGGCCACCCTCTTCCTTCTTCAGGATGTAAACCTCAGCCTTGAACTTGGTGTGTGGGGTAATCGAACCCGGCTTGGCGATAACCATGCCGCGCTCGAGCGCATTCTTGTCAACACCACGGAGAAGCAGACCTGCGTTATCGCCTGCCTGACCTTCGTCGAGGGTCTTCTGGAACATTTCAATACCGGTAACAACCGATTTTGCGGTCGGCTTGATACCGACGATCTCGACTTCGTCGCCAACCTTGATGCGGCCCCTCTCGATACGACCAGTACCGACGGTACCGCGACCAGAGATGGAGAACACGTCTTCGACCGGCATTAGGAACGGCTTGTCAATGTCACGGACAGGCTGCGGAATGTAGCTGTCAACGGCGTCCATGAGTTCCATAATCTGCTTCTCAGCCTCCGGATCCCCCTCGAGCGCCTTGAGTGCCGAACCTTTGATGATCGGAATATCGTCGCCAGGGAAGCCGTATTCGGTAAGAAGCTCACGAAGCTCCATCTCGACCAGCTCAAGAAGTTCCGGATCAGCGATGTCAACCTTGTTCAGGAAGACGACCAGCGCAGGAACGTTCACCTGACGGGCAAGCAGGATGTGCTCACGGGTCTGGGGCATCGGGCCGTCGGTACCGGCAACGACGAGGATAGCGCCGTCCATCTGGGCCGCACCGGTGATCATGTTTTTGATATAGTCAGCGTGACCAGGGCAATCAATGTGAGCGTAGTGACGCTTTGCGGTCTGATACTCGACGTGTGCCGTCGAGATGGTGATACCGCGCTCTCTCTCTTCGGGAGCTTTGTCGATGTCACTGAACTCACGTAAAGTTGCCATGCCCTGCTTGGCGAGAACGCTGGTGATTGCAGCGGTAAGAGTGGTTTTACCGTGGTCAACGTGACCGATTGTACCAATATTTACGTGAGGTTTATCCCTCTTGTATGACTCTTTAGCCATAACTCTTCTCCCTGTCGGTTATCTGTTTAGTAATGCGGTGATGAAAAACTGTTATTCGGAATCCTTGCCAACCCTCTTCTCTTGCAGTGCTTCGGCGATGTTGCGAGGAACCTCGCGATAGCTCTCGAACTCCATCGAGTAGTTCGCGCGGCCCTGAGTCATCGATCGGAGATCAGTCGAGTAGCCGAACATTTGAGACAGCGGCACTTTTGCGCTGACAAACTGGGCACCAGCACGCTGACCCATGCCTTCGATGTGACCGCGACGTCCCGAGAGATCACCCATCACATCGCCGAGATACTCTTCCGGAGTGATGACCTCAACCTTCATAATCGGTTCGAGCAGCACCGGATTGGCCTTTTTGGCCGCACCCTTGAAGCCGATTGAACCTGCAATCTTGAATGCCATTTCCGAAGAGTCAACCTCGTGGTACTTACCGTCGATCAGTGTAACCTTGATATCCTGCATCGGAAAGCCGGCGACAACACCGTCTTTCATTGCCTCCTGGATACCTGCGTTGACTGCGGGGATATACTCTTTCGGAATCACGCCACCCTTGATCTCATCGACAAACTCATAGCCTTTGCCCTCTTCGAGCGGCTCAACCCTAAGCACAACCAGACCGAACTGACCTTTACCGCCAGACTGGCGAACAAACTTGCCTTCGTATTCAACCGTACCGCGAATGGTTTCGCGATAGGCCACCTGCGGCTGACCAACGTTGGCCTCGACCTTGAATTCGCGCTTCAGACGATCAACCAGAATTTCGAGATGAAGCTCACCCATACCCGCGATAAGCGTCTGACCGGTTTCCTCATCAGTTTTCACCCTAAAGGTCGGATCCTCTTCGGCAAGCTTGGCAAGAGACATGCCGAGTTTGTCATTATCCGCCTTGGTTTTTGGCTCAACCGCAATCTCGATAACCGGTTCGGGGAAAACCATCTTTTCAAGTACAATCGGCTTGCTTTCGTCGCAGAGCGTATCACCGGTCCTCACATCCTTGAGACCAACGGCAGCGGCGATATCGCCAGCATACACAGCATCACGCTCCTCGCGCTTGTTGGAGTGCATCTGCAAAACGCGACCAACACGCTCCTTTTTGCCGGTAGTCGAGTTGAGCACGTAGCTGCCTGCATTGAGCACGCCTGAATAGACCCGGAAGAAGGTAAGCTTGCCGACGAACGGATCGGTCGCAATCTTGAAAGCAAGCGCAGCGAACGGCTCCTCGTCTTTCGGCTGACGGACGATCGGTTCTTCAGTTTTCGGATCATGCCCCTCCACTTCACCATCATCGACCGGCGAAGCCAGGTAATCGATCACGGCATCCAGCATGAACTGCACGCCCTTGTTCTTGAAGGACGAACCGCAGAGCACCGGAACGATAGTCACACCCAGGGTAGCCTGGCGAAGCACGGTGCGGATCTCCTCTTCAGTAATGTCCTCACCGTTAAGATATTTTTCAAGAAGGGTCTCGTCGAGCTCGGAAACAGCCTCAAGCATGTTGATGCGCCAGGTGCGAGCCTCGTTTTCAAGATCGTGCGGAATTTCAACTTCGGTGTAGGTGCTACCATCTTCCTTGTCGTAGATAATCCCCTTCATGCGGATCAGATCGACGAAGCCGGCGAAGACCTCGCCCTGACCGATCGGGATCTGAATCGGTACCGGGTTGGCACCGAGACGCTCGCGAATAGCCTTGACAGTCTCGAAGAAATTCGCGCCGACGCGATCCATCTTGTTAACATAGGCGATCCTCGGAACGCCATACTTGTTAGCCTGACGCCAGACGGTTTCAGACTGGGGCTCGACACCGCCCACAGCACAGAATAGCGCAACCGCTCCATCGAGCACACGAAGGGAACGCTCCACCTCGACCGTGAAGTCAACGTGGCCGGGAGTATCAATAATATTGATCCTGTGATTGAGACCGGCGTAATTGCCGTATTTCGGAGTCCAAAAACAGGTTGTCGCAGCGGAAGTAATCGTGATACCACGCTCCTTCTCCTGCTCCATCCAGTCCATGGTGGCGCCACCTTCATGCACCTCGCCCATCTTGTGCAGGCGACCCGTGTAATAGAGAATCCTCTCTGTCGTCGTGGTCTTGCCCGCATCGATGTGGGCCATGATACCAATATTTCTGACTCTATCTAACGCAACCTGCCGTGCCATAAATCGATCGTTTTTTAAGTAATTCTTTCTTGCCTACAGACTCAGAACCTGAAGTGAGCAAATGCCTTGTTGGCCTCAGCCATGCGATGCACCTCGTCACGCTTCTTTACCGAAGCGCCCTGCTCGTTGGAAGCATCGAGCAGCTCAGCCGCGAGCTTCTCGGCCATCGAACGACCGCCACGACGGGCCGCAAACTGCTTGATCCAGCGGAAAGCCAGTGCGGTTCTCCTGGAAGCCGGAACCTCCATCGGAATCTGGTAGGTAGCGCCACCAACCCTTTTGCTGCGAACCTCGACCAGCGGAGCGACGTTGCCCATCGCCTTGCGGAAAACCTCAAGAGCATCACCACCCTCAACCTTGTTCGCAATAATATCAAAAGCATCATACACAATCTTGGTCGCCACAACCTTCTTGCCATCGAGCATGATTGCATTGATCAGACGAGCAACCGCCTCATCGTTGTAACGAAAATCGCCGCCGCGCGGTCCGTATCCGGAACCCTTCTTTGCCATTATAATCCGAGTTAAGATTCAGTTTTATTTCTTCTTCGCAGGAGCAGCACCAGCCTTCGGAACCTTGGCCCCGTACTTGGAGCGACTCTGCTTGCGATCAGCGACACCCGACGTATCGAGGGAGCCGCGAACGATATGATAACGGACACCAGGAAGATCCTTCACCCTTCCGCCACGAATCAGCACAATGGAGTGCTCCTGAAGGTTATGACCCTCACCCGGAATGTAAGCCGTCACTTCAATCTTGTTGGACAGCCTGACACGAGCGACCTTGCGAAGCGCGGAGTTCGGCTTTTTTGGGGTAGTCGTGTAGACACGGGTGCAAACACCCCTTTTCTGAGGGCATTTTTCCAGAGCTGGTGAGGCGGTCTTTGACGCCTTCATACTTCTTCCGTGCCTGATAAGCTGCTGAATCGTCGGCATACAGTAAACTCTTTTCTATTTCGTTTGAGACTTCTGATGAAAAATCATTCAGGGAAAACCATAAGGACGACCAAAGTAAAAGAATTACCTCAAAAAACAAAATCTCATCTATCGTTTTTTTGACTTACCTGCCTCTTTTATCCATTTTTATCGCCCGCCAAACCCGAATAAGATTAAATTGAGCGATTCTCATCTGCTGAATACCAGGCAAAACCTGCCACGTGAACGTTTTTCTCTTGGAATTGAATCCGGTTTACGCCACTTCCTGAAATCCGTCCCCCCTCCGAGGCTTGTGCAACGAGCGCTCTGGAGTGATCACGCTCCGGGAACGATGCCAGTCAAAAAATCGTAGATTGAGCAAAACGGAACGAGGCGCGCGAAATGGAACCACGGCCGTCCAGAACCTGAGACATGAAATGATGATTATTTCGAAAGAGGCCGTCACCCTCATCCATACCGACACGCACATCGCCGGAATTCCGGAAGAAAAGCTTTTCGAAACGCTTACCGATGAGGAAAAAGAAAAAGCCGATCGATTTCGTTTCGACAACGACCGACATAACTTTCTTCTCCGCAGAGGTCTTCTCCGGCTTCTGCTTGGCGAGACGCTCAGCATTGAACCGTCCCTGATCCGGTTCTCAAGCACGCAGGTCGGCAAGCCGTTCATGACCTTCCCCGAAAACACTGGCCTCTACTTCAACCTCTCCCATTCAGGCCGTCAGATTGTCTACGCTTTTTCAAAACACCCTGAAATGGGCGTTGACATCGAAAGGATACGAACAGTGGATGACATCGATCTGCTGGCCCGCAAATACTTCTCCGCCGAGGAGTACGCGATCATCGTCAACCTGCCCAGTCGCGAAAAAAACAAGGCATTCATCCGGATATGGAGCATCAAGGAAGCCCTGATCAAAGCCAGCGGCTGGCCGCTCGAACACGGCCTTGCCGCCTTCGATGTCGCCACGCAGTACCGCATGACTCGCTTCAAGATGCCATTCGGAGCCAACCGGAGCCTCACCTGCATCACGCCCGTGTTCGACTACATGTGCGGCTTCGCCACCGCGCTGGCCATCCAGCTCGACAACAACGAACCGTTGAACCTTCGCCGCTACTCGCTGCAAAACGGTGAGTATATCGAACTCTGAACAGCTTATCGACTTCGTGCTCTCACAACTCTCCCGCGATCACCATCAGCAAAAAGGAACGTAAGAGAAAAAACATGGAGCCTGTTCACAAACGAAGAGATAGCTATAAACGGCAGGCGATACGCTGATGTGCTTGCGCTCTTTCGACCGTAACCTGAAACAGACTCACTCAAAGTCGAGCAATAAAAAGAATAACCCGGCATTCATTCTTGACAGATAAACAGGCTAATGAGAAGTGAGTTGGTTATCTCTTGCGTTTTGCTACAGCGAAAAGATCGATGTCAATCCTTCACACACCGCACGGCGAAGCCATTCCCGGGGCCAACTTCTCCGCCGCGCAGGGCGTTGTCGTAGAAGCCGAAAGCTCGGGCGAGAGCTTTGCCGTTACTGGCCGGCGTGAAGGTCCAGAAGCGCGCAAACTGGCCGAGCATGAGGGAAACACCGTCAGCATCCCGGCGAGCACCGGAGGGCAAGGCGCCGCAACCGATCAAACGCAACCTTCTTGTGATGGTTGACGACAGCCTTCTTGCCAATCCAGTCCAGTGACGGCATTCGATAACTCCGTGAAAAAGCGTGGTGAGAAGTAACGTTATGTGTTGTAAGCCCTTCAAAGGTCGAAAGAAAACGCCCACTCCATTACAGCCGCAATCTGCCAACAAAAAAAAGAGTAGCGTTGCTGCGCTTGTCTGCACTCACCAGAACTGTTCCATTTCACCCATCCATTACCTAACTTATGCGCTGCAACAACAACGGCTATCAACCCATAAACCAATCACCATGCAGCGACTGCTCTCTTCAAGCCGGTACCTTGTAATCATCGCAGTTGCGGGAACGTTTCTTGCCGCACTGACACTGCTTCTGTATGGGGGTATTTCGGTGGTTCAGCTTATTGCCGATACGGTCATGCACGCAGAAATTTCCGGTAAAACCGGCAAGATGCTCGTGCTCGGCTTCATTGAGAGCATCGATCTGTTCCTGCTAGGCACAGTCTTTTTCATCATCTCGCTGGGGCTGTACGAACTGTTCATCGACGATACACTCGAATTGCCACACTGGCTGGTCATTCATACCCTCGACGATCTGAAAAACAAGCTGATCGGCGTCATCGTCGTGGTGATGTCGGTCGTCTTTCTCGGCCATGTGGTGCAATGGCACGGTGAACAGGAACTGATCTGGCTTGGCGGGGCAATTGCGCTCGTCACCGCAGGACTGACCTATTTTGTCGGCAGCAAGAAAAAGTAGGTGCGGATGTGTTTGTGAATTTCAGTCCGGTCAGGTTTCCCCGCATCTGGCCGGGCCTGATAAACCATTCCTTCAGAACCATTTCCTCGACCGGTAATATTTCATGAAACCCAGAACGATCAGCACCATGAGGCCGAGCACGGCGTAGTAGCCCCACCAGAGGTTCAGTTCCGGCATTTATTTGAAGTTCATGCCGTAAACCCCGGCAATGAACGACAGCGGCATGAAGATCGTGGCGATCATGGTGAGGAACTTCATGATTTCGTTCATCCGGTTGTTGACGCCGGCCAGCCAGGTTTCGTGCATGCTGGTGACGATCTCCCGGAACACCTCGACCGTGTCGATCACGAGAATGACGTGGTCATACACATCCCGGAAATAGTGCTCGACCAGGTCCCCCACCACGGCGAAGTCGTCTCTCGCGACGCTGCCGATGATCTCCCGCAACGGCCAGACCGCTTTGCGGAACATGATCAGCTCCCGCTTGAGCGCGTTGAGGGCATTGAAGGTCTCCTGGCTGAAGGTGGCCATCAGGTCGGCGTCCAGCATATCGATCCGGTTCTCGATCTCTTCGAGTATCGAGAAGTAGTGGTCAACAACCGAATCGACGAGGGCGTAAGCAAGAAAATCGGCCTCGTGCTTTCTGACTTTGGCGTTGCTGCTGCCGATCCGCTGCCGGAGGGCGTCGAACGTGTCGCCCGGCTTTTCCTGAAAGGT
The nucleotide sequence above comes from Chlorobaculum tepidum TLS. Encoded proteins:
- the rpsL gene encoding 30S ribosomal protein S12 codes for the protein MPTIQQLIRHGRSMKASKTASPALEKCPQKRGVCTRVYTTTPKKPNSALRKVARVRLSNKIEVTAYIPGEGHNLQEHSIVLIRGGRVKDLPGVRYHIVRGSLDTSGVADRKQSRSKYGAKVPKAGAAPAKKK
- a CDS encoding 4'-phosphopantetheinyl transferase family protein, coding for MMIISKEAVTLIHTDTHIAGIPEEKLFETLTDEEKEKADRFRFDNDRHNFLLRRGLLRLLLGETLSIEPSLIRFSSTQVGKPFMTFPENTGLYFNLSHSGRQIVYAFSKHPEMGVDIERIRTVDDIDLLARKYFSAEEYAIIVNLPSREKNKAFIRIWSIKEALIKASGWPLEHGLAAFDVATQYRMTRFKMPFGANRSLTCITPVFDYMCGFATALAIQLDNNEPLNLRRYSLQNGEYIEL
- the tuf gene encoding elongation factor Tu, encoding MAKESYKRDKPHVNIGTIGHVDHGKTTLTAAITSVLAKQGMATLREFSDIDKAPEERERGITISTAHVEYQTAKRHYAHIDCPGHADYIKNMITGAAQMDGAILVVAGTDGPMPQTREHILLARQVNVPALVVFLNKVDIADPELLELVEMELRELLTEYGFPGDDIPIIKGSALKALEGDPEAEKQIMELMDAVDSYIPQPVRDIDKPFLMPVEDVFSISGRGTVGTGRIERGRIKVGDEVEIVGIKPTAKSVVTGIEMFQKTLDEGQAGDNAGLLLRGVDKNALERGMVIAKPGSITPHTKFKAEVYILKKEEGGRHTPFFNGYRPQFYFRTTDVTGSVTLPEGVEMVMPGDNLSIDVELIAPIAMEESLRFAIREGGRTVGAGSVTKIVE
- the corA gene encoding magnesium/cobalt transporter CorA, producing MTVIGYDEKQTVTMSVSDAAECFALKEKFKVLWINVDGLHETGVIEKLGELFGIDPLTQEDILHTGQRPKVEDFERYLFLSLQMLDFNRETGEISQEQLSIVLGPGWLITFQEKPGDTFDALRQRIGSSNAKVRKHEADFLAYALVDSVVDHYFSILEEIENRIDMLDADLMATFSQETFNALNALKRELIMFRKAVWPLREIIGSVARDDFAVVGDLVEHYFRDVYDHVILVIDTVEVFREIVTSMHETWLAGVNNRMNEIMKFLTMIATIFMPLSFIAGVYGMNFK
- the rpsG gene encoding 30S ribosomal protein S7, encoding MAKKGSGYGPRGGDFRYNDEAVARLINAIMLDGKKVVATKIVYDAFDIIANKVEGGDALEVFRKAMGNVAPLVEVRSKRVGGATYQIPMEVPASRRTALAFRWIKQFAARRGGRSMAEKLAAELLDASNEQGASVKKRDEVHRMAEANKAFAHFRF
- the fusA gene encoding elongation factor G, encoding MARQVALDRVRNIGIMAHIDAGKTTTTERILYYTGRLHKMGEVHEGGATMDWMEQEKERGITITSAATTCFWTPKYGNYAGLNHRINIIDTPGHVDFTVEVERSLRVLDGAVALFCAVGGVEPQSETVWRQANKYGVPRIAYVNKMDRVGANFFETVKAIRERLGANPVPIQIPIGQGEVFAGFVDLIRMKGIIYDKEDGSTYTEVEIPHDLENEARTWRINMLEAVSELDETLLEKYLNGEDITEEEIRTVLRQATLGVTIVPVLCGSSFKNKGVQFMLDAVIDYLASPVDDGEVEGHDPKTEEPIVRQPKDEEPFAALAFKIATDPFVGKLTFFRVYSGVLNAGSYVLNSTTGKKERVGRVLQMHSNKREERDAVYAGDIAAAVGLKDVRTGDTLCDESKPIVLEKMVFPEPVIEIAVEPKTKADNDKLGMSLAKLAEEDPTFRVKTDEETGQTLIAGMGELHLEILVDRLKREFKVEANVGQPQVAYRETIRGTVEYEGKFVRQSGGKGQFGLVVLRVEPLEEGKGYEFVDEIKGGVIPKEYIPAVNAGIQEAMKDGVVAGFPMQDIKVTLIDGKYHEVDSSEMAFKIAGSIGFKGAAKKANPVLLEPIMKVEVITPEEYLGDVMGDLSGRRGHIEGMGQRAGAQFVSAKVPLSQMFGYSTDLRSMTQGRANYSMEFESYREVPRNIAEALQEKRVGKDSE
- a CDS encoding YqhA family protein → MQRLLSSSRYLVIIAVAGTFLAALTLLLYGGISVVQLIADTVMHAEISGKTGKMLVLGFIESIDLFLLGTVFFIISLGLYELFIDDTLELPHWLVIHTLDDLKNKLIGVIVVVMSVVFLGHVVQWHGEQELIWLGGAIALVTAGLTYFVGSKKK
- the rpsJ gene encoding 30S ribosomal protein S10, producing MAVQQKIRIKLKSYDHSLVDKWALKIIDVVKQTEAIIFGPIPLPTKTHVYTVNRSPHVDKKSREQFAFSSHKRLIEIINPTARTIDMLMKLELPSGVDVEIKS
- a CDS encoding fibrobacter succinogenes major paralogous domain-containing protein; protein product: MIGCGALPSGARRDADGVSLMLGQFARFWTFTPASNGKALARAFGFYDNALRGGEVGPGNGFAVRCVKD